From Struthio camelus isolate bStrCam1 chromosome 7, bStrCam1.hap1, whole genome shotgun sequence, a single genomic window includes:
- the RGS10 gene encoding regulator of G-protein signaling 10 — protein MFNRAVSRLSRKRPPSEINDSESHPSSSHQTLKGTSKWATSLENLLEDPEGVKRFREFLKKEFSEENVLFWLACEEFKKTQGKKQMQEKAEEIYTTFLSSKASSQVNVEGQSRLNETILETPHPLMFQKLQDQIFNLMKYDSYSRFLKSDIFLNHKKSEEQEENSPEAQTAAKRASRIYNT, from the exons ATGTTTAACCGGGCCGTGAGCCGGCTCAGCAGGAAGCGGCCGCCTTCAG AGATAAATGACAGCGAGAGTCACCCAAGCAGCAGCCACCAAACCTTGAAAGGAACCTCAAAATGGGCTACATCACTGGAGAACCTCCTTGAAGATCCAGAAGGAGTTAAACGATTTAGG gaatttttaaagaaagaatttagtgaagaaaatgttttgttctggCTAGCATGtgaagaatttaagaaaacacagggaaaaaaacag ATGcaagaaaaagctgaagaaatttaCACAACTTTCCTGTCCAGTAAAGCTTCCTCTCAAGTCAATGTTGAGGGGCAGTCCCGTTTGAATGAGACAATTTTGGAGACGCCTCACCCTCTGATGTTTCAAAAGCTCCAGGACCAG atatTCAATCTCATGAAATACGACAGCTACAGCCGCTTCTTAAAGTCAGACATATTCCTAAACCATAAGAAGtctgaggagcaggaggagaattCACCAGAGGCTCAGACTGCAGCTAAACGAGCATCAAGAATTTACAACACATGA